A single genomic interval of Deltaproteobacteria bacterium harbors:
- a CDS encoding CapA family protein, whose product MKRFLIPLFISLNILAHSSISFAQANSPQQTELWLGGDVHFGQAKENPLKNISEKLGGTGIVNLEGPIHKESGFQYEDGKWTIVNPLNSGFFLKEANVKVVSVSNNHDEDVGVAGRIFTEKSLKDAGLLPIGGSNNPETMVKNGFRIVFATYDLSKGRPRNLTSGLAAAKKEGDILIVTFHVTGPPGYLPSKELKEASNIAIRSGADIVASHGSHAIGPVERRGESIIAWGLGNLAFNCECTKEKEGIILQVVIKREKDKAPQISACAIPIEAGLNGEAAQQATNSEEIIDLLEAIGSKGINRRQGKACF is encoded by the coding sequence TTGAAGAGATTCTTAATCCCTCTTTTCATCTCATTAAACATACTTGCACACTCATCAATCTCTTTTGCTCAAGCCAACTCACCGCAGCAGACGGAACTCTGGCTGGGCGGAGATGTTCATTTTGGCCAGGCTAAAGAAAATCCTCTTAAAAATATTTCAGAAAAACTGGGTGGAACAGGCATAGTCAACCTGGAAGGCCCTATTCATAAAGAAAGTGGTTTCCAATATGAGGATGGGAAATGGACAATAGTCAACCCTCTAAATTCTGGATTCTTTTTGAAAGAAGCAAATGTAAAGGTTGTCAGTGTGTCAAACAACCATGATGAGGATGTTGGAGTTGCGGGCAGGATATTCACTGAAAAGTCATTGAAGGATGCCGGACTATTACCCATCGGCGGCTCTAATAATCCTGAAACAATGGTGAAAAACGGTTTCAGGATTGTCTTTGCAACGTATGATCTATCGAAAGGAAGGCCCCGTAACCTGACTTCCGGACTGGCAGCAGCAAAGAAAGAAGGAGACATTCTGATTGTCACCTTCCATGTAACAGGGCCTCCCGGCTATTTACCTTCAAAAGAATTAAAAGAGGCGTCCAACATTGCCATTCGATCAGGCGCAGATATTGTTGCATCTCACGGCAGCCATGCCATTGGCCCGGTAGAGCGAAGAGGCGAAAGCATCATTGCCTGGGGCCTGGGAAATCTGGCATTTAACTGTGAATGCACAAAAGAAAAGGAAGGGATTATTCTTCAGGTTGTTATTAAAAGAGAAAAAGACAAAGCCCCCCAAATATCAGCCTGTGCAATTCCAATTGAAGCAGGATTAAATGGAGAGGCTGCTCAACAGGCAACAAATAGCGAGGAGATTATAGACCTGCTTGAGGCAATCGGCAGCAAAGGGATTAATCGCAGGCAGGGAAAAGCCTGTTTTTAA